In Flavobacteriaceae bacterium, the following proteins share a genomic window:
- a CDS encoding DUF1624 domain-containing protein, which yields MALIKSSRIQSIDILRGLVMVIMALDHVRDYFHINALANNYPENLESTTLILFFTRFITHYCAPVFVFLAGTSAFLYGQTRPKKQLSKFLITRGLWLIFVEIFINNFLWWFDVSFSFTNLQVIWAIGFSMIILGLVIYLPKRLILILGLLLVFGHNALDDITRNGQDIISVIWYMLHQSNGISLGSRFVWFAYPVLPWIGVMLLGYCFGDFYKKGALIAFRKKWLLYLGFGSIVLFFIFRGFNFYADLSPWTAQETTTKTIISFFNVTKYPPSLGFLLITLGPAFLFLYGIETIKNKITDFLLVFGRVPFFYYILHIFIIHTGAIIGLLITGKDWKIMIFNQSAGSSNPFEGYGYSLFTTYLIWIGIVALLYPICKWYMKYKLNNKDKWWLSYL from the coding sequence ATGGCCTTAATAAAATCATCCAGAATACAATCTATAGATATTTTAAGAGGACTTGTTATGGTTATTATGGCATTAGATCATGTTCGTGATTATTTTCATATTAATGCACTTGCAAATAATTATCCAGAAAATTTAGAATCTACTACGCTTATTTTATTTTTCACACGCTTTATAACACATTATTGTGCGCCCGTTTTTGTTTTTTTAGCTGGAACTTCGGCATTTTTATATGGTCAAACAAGACCCAAAAAACAATTATCTAAGTTTTTAATTACACGTGGCTTATGGCTAATTTTTGTTGAGATTTTTATAAATAATTTTTTATGGTGGTTTGATGTGAGTTTTAGTTTCACTAATCTTCAGGTTATTTGGGCTATTGGGTTTTCAATGATTATCTTAGGTTTAGTTATATATTTACCTAAACGTCTAATATTAATTTTAGGATTACTTTTAGTTTTTGGCCATAATGCTTTAGATGACATTACCAGAAATGGACAAGATATAATTTCAGTAATCTGGTATATGTTACATCAATCTAACGGGATTAGTTTAGGGAGTCGTTTTGTATGGTTTGCTTATCCTGTATTACCTTGGATTGGAGTTATGTTATTAGGATATTGTTTTGGTGATTTTTATAAGAAAGGAGCTTTAATAGCATTTAGAAAAAAGTGGTTACTATATTTAGGTTTTGGAAGTATTGTTTTATTTTTCATCTTCAGGGGTTTTAATTTTTATGCAGATTTATCTCCTTGGACAGCACAAGAAACAACAACAAAAACTATTATTTCTTTTTTTAATGTCACTAAATATCCACCTTCTTTAGGCTTTTTATTAATTACTTTAGGGCCAGCATTTTTATTTTTATACGGCATCGAAACTATTAAAAATAAAATCACAGATTTTTTATTGGTGTTTGGTCGAGTACCCTTCTTTTATTACATCTTACATATTTTTATTATACATACAGGTGCTATAATTGGGCTTTTAATTACTGGGAAAGATTGGAAGATTATGATTTTTAATCAATCTGCTGGCAGTAGCAATCCGTTTGAAGGTTATGGCTATTCTCTATTTACAACCTATCTTATTTGGATTGGTATTGTAGCACTACTCTACCCTATTTGCAAATGGTATATGAAATATAAATTGAACAATAAAGATAAATGGTGGTTGAGTTATCTATAA
- a CDS encoding cyclase family protein gives MKLKTSIIVVIFTLISVITVKAQTIEKGPWWPHPIWGANDQAGASNWITSEKILEAMTMVKTGKVYEMGQVYEANMPLYGTRTYKMVSPGNPTGGPFGDNTLVYNDELITTEIGQVGTQFDGLGHIGTRMKFEDGKEHDVYYNGVVGDKMYSSYGLQQLGIEKVKPIITRGFLIDIAGYKNVDVLPNSYEVTLADVKGAMQKQGIKEEGFKNGDAIFFRYGWSKYWGDPEKYNTNPPGIGMEVAKWVVTKNVTMVGSDQYGTEVEPSSVAGEAFPVHQLLLNQNGILNLENLTFESLVKDKVSEFMFIFTPIPFKGATGSPGRPIAIR, from the coding sequence ATGAAACTGAAAACATCCATAATAGTAGTAATCTTTACTTTAATTAGTGTTATTACAGTTAAAGCACAAACTATAGAAAAAGGGCCTTGGTGGCCACATCCTATTTGGGGTGCTAATGATCAAGCTGGAGCATCAAACTGGATTACTTCTGAAAAAATTTTAGAAGCAATGACGATGGTTAAAACTGGCAAAGTTTATGAAATGGGGCAAGTATATGAAGCTAATATGCCTTTATATGGTACTCGCACTTATAAAATGGTAAGTCCAGGCAATCCTACTGGCGGTCCATTTGGAGATAACACATTGGTATATAATGATGAACTTATCACTACCGAAATTGGTCAAGTTGGTACTCAATTTGATGGATTAGGTCATATAGGCACACGTATGAAATTTGAAGATGGGAAAGAACACGATGTGTATTACAATGGAGTTGTTGGAGATAAAATGTACAGCTCTTATGGACTACAACAATTAGGGATCGAAAAAGTAAAACCAATTATAACTCGAGGTTTTTTAATTGACATTGCTGGGTACAAGAATGTAGATGTACTTCCTAATAGTTATGAAGTAACTCTTGCCGATGTTAAAGGTGCAATGCAAAAACAAGGCATTAAAGAAGAGGGTTTTAAAAATGGAGATGCAATTTTCTTTAGATACGGATGGTCAAAATATTGGGGAGATCCAGAAAAATATAATACTAATCCTCCAGGAATTGGAATGGAAGTTGCTAAATGGGTAGTTACCAAAAATGTAACTATGGTCGGGTCTGACCAATATGGCACTGAAGTCGAACCTAGCTCAGTCGCTGGCGAAGCTTTTCCTGTACATCAACTTTTATTAAATCAAAATGGAATTCTAAATTTAGAAAACCTCACTTTTGAATCTTTAGTAAAAGATAAAGTTTCTGAGTTTATGTTTATTTTTACACCAATCCCATTTAAAGGTGCTACAGGTTCTCCTGGACGACCAATAGCGATTCGATAA
- a CDS encoding tRNA (cytidine(34)-2'-O)-methyltransferase has product MAYNIVLVEPEIHTNTGNIGRLSLATGSHLHLVKPLGFELSDARLKRAGLDYWKHISLSIYDSLEDFYKIHHNKNLVYFSSHGKQVHWDIDYQDDMFFVFGKESKGLSKEIINTNSAQLYKIPLYSEHIRSLNLANAVSIVVYEGLKHIK; this is encoded by the coding sequence ATGGCATACAATATTGTTTTAGTCGAACCCGAAATCCATACCAACACAGGAAATATCGGTCGTTTGAGCTTAGCTACCGGATCGCATTTACATTTAGTAAAACCATTAGGATTTGAATTAAGTGATGCCCGATTAAAACGTGCAGGATTAGATTATTGGAAGCACATTTCGTTATCTATTTATGATAGTCTTGAAGATTTCTATAAAATACATCATAACAAAAATTTAGTTTATTTTTCAAGTCACGGAAAACAAGTTCATTGGGATATTGATTATCAGGACGACATGTTTTTTGTTTTCGGAAAAGAATCAAAAGGGCTGTCTAAAGAAATTATTAATACTAATTCGGCTCAACTTTATAAAATTCCTTTATATAGCGAACATATTAGAAGTCTTAATTTAGCCAATGCAGTGAGTATTGTAGTTTATGAAGGATTGAAGCATATTAAGTAA
- a CDS encoding alpha/beta hydrolase, with protein MKLKLFIFSLLFSVHYLFSQTSLKAINLDYGDYTVGFRHYTKSDHSRTYTRLQDWTNRSISRPIPISIWYPSIKSDKSPLSILNYMEIVKEEEEWEYLPNEQILNWFEFPNTPKNQEHLKESAIAILNSQALKGKFPVILYSASLRASSVENFGICEYLASHGYIVIASSARGTEHRFQEGGTLKDVETQARDLEFLIKEIKTFPSANIEKIATLDYSLGGLAAVLTQMRNDNIKAMVSLDGKSRYDYNTLMKSPYAKIENVDVPYLHMAQKIIPEQVLKEDHIDPELNTKFQFYDSLTNSKAYRLRFHNLSHSQFGTLGLLLKSKDKRQDKSDLEIMESYKLLSKYTLNFLNAYLKNDVKALQFIENTPQQNSIKERLISKQFKKPNLKSFSFQDFNDLAAKQGYKNLKKIYDSLSLKYPNLQLPEGRLNNLGLQLIFNPKTSSSGISIFTLATQIYPNSSNLFDSLAEGHLHLGDTKNAIINFEKSLKLNSENQNAINRLLELKK; from the coding sequence ATGAAACTCAAGCTTTTTATTTTCTCTCTGTTATTTTCAGTTCATTATTTATTTTCTCAAACATCATTAAAAGCTATTAACTTAGATTATGGAGATTACACTGTTGGTTTTCGTCATTATACAAAATCTGATCACTCAAGAACATATACACGTCTTCAGGATTGGACTAACAGAAGTATTTCTAGACCAATACCTATAAGTATTTGGTATCCTTCTATAAAATCAGATAAATCTCCACTTTCTATATTAAACTATATGGAAATTGTTAAGGAAGAAGAAGAATGGGAATATTTACCAAACGAACAAATTTTAAATTGGTTTGAATTTCCTAATACGCCTAAAAATCAAGAGCATTTAAAAGAATCTGCAATAGCTATTTTAAATAGCCAAGCTTTAAAAGGAAAATTTCCTGTGATACTCTATTCTGCAAGTTTAAGAGCATCTTCTGTTGAAAATTTTGGGATTTGCGAATATCTAGCAAGTCACGGTTATATAGTTATTGCTAGTTCTGCTAGAGGAACTGAGCATCGTTTTCAAGAAGGTGGAACTCTTAAAGATGTAGAAACACAAGCACGTGATTTAGAATTTTTAATTAAAGAAATAAAAACATTTCCGTCAGCTAATATCGAAAAAATAGCAACTCTGGATTATAGTCTTGGTGGATTAGCAGCAGTACTTACACAAATGCGTAATGATAATATTAAAGCTATGGTAAGTTTAGATGGTAAGTCGAGATACGATTATAACACATTAATGAAATCTCCATATGCAAAAATTGAAAATGTAGATGTTCCTTATTTACATATGGCACAAAAAATAATTCCTGAACAAGTTTTAAAAGAAGATCATATAGATCCAGAATTAAACACTAAATTTCAATTCTATGATAGTTTAACCAATAGTAAAGCATATCGTTTACGTTTTCATAATTTATCTCATTCACAGTTTGGCACTTTAGGATTATTACTTAAATCAAAAGATAAACGGCAAGATAAGAGTGATCTCGAAATTATGGAATCTTATAAATTGCTTTCAAAATACACATTAAATTTTTTAAATGCTTATTTAAAAAATGATGTAAAAGCACTTCAATTTATAGAGAATACACCTCAGCAAAATAGTATTAAAGAAAGGTTAATTTCTAAACAATTTAAAAAACCAAATTTAAAGTCATTCAGTTTTCAAGATTTTAATGACCTTGCTGCAAAACAAGGCTATAAAAACTTAAAAAAAATATACGATTCTCTTTCACTAAAATATCCCAATTTACAATTACCTGAAGGACGACTTAATAACTTAGGGTTACAATTAATTTTCAATCCTAAAACTTCATCTTCTGGTATTTCTATTTTTACACTTGCAACTCAAATTTATCCAAATTCTTCTAATTTGTTTGATAGTTTGGCTGAAGGACACTTACATTTAGGAGATACAAAAAATGCGATTATTAATTTTGAAAAATCTTTAAAGTTAAATTCAGAAAATCAAAATGCAATTAACAGGTTATTAGAGTTAAAGAAATAA
- a CDS encoding DUF885 domain-containing protein — protein sequence MKKFFTLIFIVTIVIACKNETSNIDNSETTSSAFDEMLDNYNQERLKLNPIDATFSGDNRYNNSFPNTLSKAYNDELKVYYTNYLDQLSKYNDADLSESQKMSKAVLKWDCEINLDRLTFRQDLFPIDQMWSVNLMVGQLASGQGAQPFKTVDDYNNWLQRLEGYLQWMTSAEAKMREGMASGYVLPKSLIAKVVPQLDVLTNTDLNSHLFYNPIKQFPDSFSEEEKKSLTDAFTTILNNKVIPAYKSLHKFMNTEYMEAGRTTSGIDAIPNGEAYYAHQIKTYTTTDMTADEIHNLGLSEVARILSEMEKIKTEVGFEGSIKDFFNYVRNKKELMPFTTPEEVIANFNAIHERMKPQIEKLFDVKPKTAFEVRRTEAFREKSASAEYNQGSLDGTRPGIFYTPIPDATKYNVYSDESLFLHEAIPGHHYQISLTQESTELPEFRKTLWYSGYGEGWALYTESLGKELGLYTDPYQLFGMLGAEMHRAVRLVVDTGLHSKGWTREQAIQYSLDNEAESEADITREIERYMANPGQALSYKIGQLKILELRAKASAALGDKFDIRQYHNQVLETGSVPLSILEDKINKWIEANK from the coding sequence ATGAAAAAATTCTTCACTTTAATATTTATTGTTACTATAGTAATAGCTTGTAAAAATGAAACTTCTAATATTGATAATTCAGAAACGACTAGCTCTGCATTTGACGAAATGTTAGATAATTATAATCAAGAACGCTTAAAATTAAATCCGATAGATGCCACATTTTCTGGAGATAATAGATATAATAATAGTTTTCCAAATACGCTTTCTAAAGCATATAATGACGAATTAAAAGTTTACTATACAAATTATCTAGATCAATTATCTAAATATAATGACGCTGATTTATCTGAAAGCCAGAAAATGAGTAAAGCAGTTTTAAAATGGGATTGTGAGATAAATTTAGATCGCTTGACATTTAGGCAAGATCTTTTTCCTATAGATCAAATGTGGTCTGTAAATTTAATGGTGGGACAGTTAGCTAGTGGACAAGGAGCACAACCTTTTAAAACAGTTGACGATTATAACAATTGGTTACAGCGTTTAGAAGGTTATTTACAATGGATGACTTCAGCTGAAGCTAAAATGAGAGAAGGAATGGCTTCTGGGTATGTATTGCCAAAATCTTTAATTGCTAAAGTAGTACCACAATTAGATGTATTAACAAATACCGATTTAAATTCACATTTATTTTACAACCCAATAAAACAATTTCCAGATTCTTTTTCTGAAGAAGAGAAAAAATCATTAACTGATGCGTTCACAACAATACTTAATAATAAGGTAATCCCAGCCTATAAGAGCCTTCATAAATTTATGAATACAGAATATATGGAAGCTGGTCGTACCACAAGTGGTATTGATGCTATTCCAAATGGAGAAGCTTATTATGCTCATCAAATAAAAACTTATACAACTACTGATATGACTGCAGATGAGATTCATAATCTTGGGTTAAGTGAAGTTGCACGTATTTTATCTGAAATGGAAAAAATTAAAACTGAAGTTGGTTTTGAAGGCTCTATAAAAGATTTTTTTAATTATGTAAGAAACAAAAAAGAATTAATGCCATTTACTACTCCCGAAGAGGTAATTGCAAATTTTAATGCAATTCATGAGCGTATGAAACCACAAATAGAAAAGTTATTTGATGTAAAACCAAAAACAGCTTTTGAGGTAAGGCGTACTGAAGCTTTTAGAGAAAAATCTGCAAGTGCAGAATATAATCAAGGATCTTTGGACGGAACTCGACCTGGTATTTTTTACACCCCAATTCCAGATGCTACAAAATATAATGTATACTCAGATGAATCTTTATTTTTACACGAAGCTATTCCTGGGCATCATTATCAAATTTCATTAACTCAAGAAAGTACTGAGTTACCAGAATTTAGAAAAACACTTTGGTATAGCGGATATGGAGAAGGTTGGGCATTATATACCGAATCTTTAGGTAAAGAGCTAGGGTTATATACAGATCCTTATCAATTATTTGGAATGTTAGGAGCAGAAATGCATCGTGCAGTTCGTTTGGTAGTCGATACGGGGTTACATTCTAAAGGGTGGACACGTGAACAAGCGATACAATACTCTTTAGACAATGAAGCCGAAAGTGAAGCAGATATTACTAGGGAGATAGAGCGTTATATGGCAAATCCAGGTCAAGCACTATCTTATAAAATCGGACAATTAAAAATTCTTGAACTACGTGCAAAAGCTTCAGCAGCTTTAGGAGATAAGTTTGATATTCGTCAATATCATAATCAAGTATTAGAAACTGGTTCAGTTCCATTATCTATTTTAGAAGATAAAATTAATAAGTGGATTGAAGCTAATAAATAA
- a CDS encoding sigma-70 family RNA polymerase sigma factor produces the protein MTTIDDQIYIDKILNGDTNAFAILVDRYKDLVFTLALRMLKNKEEAEEVSQDTFIKTYKSLNRFKGNSKFSTWIYRVAYNTCLDRLKKNKRKQNTVAIDEYTEHQVKTIDNALDRIETQEKQQAIKNCLELLPSEDSFLLTLYYFEEQSLDEIAKVVNLTPNNVKVKLFRSRKKLATILKQQLDNETIESYAGQYRAAFR, from the coding sequence ATGACCACCATCGACGATCAAATTTATATAGATAAGATATTAAATGGCGATACCAATGCATTTGCAATTTTGGTGGATCGTTATAAAGACTTGGTGTTTACTTTAGCTTTACGAATGCTTAAAAATAAAGAAGAAGCTGAAGAAGTATCTCAAGATACATTTATTAAGACATACAAATCTTTGAATAGGTTTAAAGGTAATTCAAAATTTTCGACCTGGATTTATAGGGTAGCTTATAATACATGTCTAGATCGATTAAAAAAGAATAAACGCAAACAAAATACAGTAGCTATTGATGAATATACAGAACATCAGGTAAAGACTATAGATAATGCTTTAGATAGAATTGAAACTCAAGAAAAACAACAAGCAATTAAAAATTGTTTAGAGTTACTTCCAAGCGAAGATAGTTTTTTACTAACTTTATACTACTTTGAAGAACAATCGTTAGACGAAATAGCAAAAGTTGTAAATCTTACGCCTAATAATGTAAAAGTAAAACTGTTTAGAAGTCGTAAAAAATTAGCAACGATTTTAAAACAACAATTAGATAACGAAACTATAGAAAGTTATGCAGGACAATACAGAGCAGCATTTAGATAA
- a CDS encoding DEAD/DEAH box helicase codes for MSFKDLQLNKPILRAVAEQGYDEPTLVQEKTIPQVLNNKDIIVSAQTGTGKTAAFALPIIQRLYDRQNAPKKGKKIKALIVSPTRELASQIEANFNNYSIYINLRTTVIFGGTSIEPQKDVLKKGIDILIATPGRLLDLHKQDIINLDYIETLVLDEADLMLDMGFIDDVKKIERLCPRTKQTLLFSATIPFKVEQLANTILKAPIRIEVTPNSSTSKNVNQFLYYVPKKNKIELCLHLLRNIIKGNIIIFRRTKFGVDKLEKTLLKNGYKVDSIHGDKSQSNRQTALNRFKKQEVNILIATDVAARGIDINNLDAVINFDLPNIPETYVHRIGRTARAGNSGIAYSFCSADEKTYVKDIQQLIQLQIDIIENHPYPLDPKAKKEIHKTPGKSKHKKGRKSAASKKKKKRWY; via the coding sequence ATGTCTTTTAAAGATTTACAACTTAACAAGCCTATTTTACGGGCTGTAGCTGAACAAGGTTATGACGAACCTACATTAGTTCAAGAAAAAACCATCCCTCAGGTATTAAATAATAAAGATATTATCGTTTCGGCACAAACCGGAACGGGCAAAACAGCTGCTTTTGCATTACCCATTATTCAACGTTTGTACGATAGACAAAATGCTCCTAAAAAAGGTAAGAAAATTAAAGCCCTTATAGTAAGTCCAACACGAGAGTTAGCTTCACAAATTGAAGCAAATTTTAACAACTATAGTATTTACATTAATTTACGTACAACAGTAATATTTGGAGGAACATCTATAGAACCTCAAAAAGATGTTTTAAAAAAAGGAATAGATATTTTAATAGCCACTCCAGGTAGATTACTGGATTTACATAAACAAGACATTATTAATCTAGATTATATTGAAACGCTCGTTTTAGATGAGGCTGATTTAATGCTAGATATGGGTTTTATAGACGATGTCAAAAAAATTGAACGCCTCTGCCCTAGAACAAAACAAACTTTATTGTTTTCTGCAACTATTCCTTTTAAAGTAGAACAACTAGCCAATACTATTTTAAAAGCACCTATTCGTATTGAAGTCACGCCAAATTCATCTACATCAAAAAATGTAAATCAGTTTTTATATTATGTCCCTAAAAAAAATAAGATTGAATTGTGCTTACACCTATTAAGAAACATAATAAAAGGGAATATCATCATTTTTAGGCGTACTAAATTTGGAGTAGATAAACTTGAAAAAACACTTCTTAAAAACGGATATAAAGTTGATAGTATTCACGGAGATAAAAGTCAGAGTAATAGACAAACTGCTCTTAATCGATTTAAAAAACAAGAGGTCAATATTTTAATCGCTACTGATGTAGCAGCACGTGGTATTGATATTAATAATTTGGATGCTGTAATTAATTTTGACTTACCTAATATTCCTGAAACTTATGTACATCGTATAGGTCGTACTGCAAGAGCTGGAAATTCAGGTATTGCATATTCGTTTTGTTCTGCAGACGAAAAAACATATGTTAAAGATATTCAACAACTCATACAGTTACAAATAGATATTATTGAAAATCATCCATATCCTTTAGATCCTAAAGCAAAAAAAGAAATTCATAAAACGCCAGGAAAAAGTAAACATAAAAAAGGGCGTAAAAGTGCAGCTTCTAAAAAAAAGAAAAAGCGTTGGTACTAA
- a CDS encoding peptidase M15 translates to MKGLIFFLLISYLGFSQSENTLPAGFVYVKEVIPTARVELRYATSENFVGKPIDGYHSGKGILSREATKALKKVQQELLSYGYSIKIYDAYRPQQAVNHFVRWASDLNDTLMKHNYYPNVEKENLFKEGYIASHSGHTKGSTLDLTLIRIDTEEEVDMGSSYDFFGKESWVYHEHVTKKQRENRLLLKSVMNKHGFKSYSKEWWHFTLINEPFPDTYFDFIVEE, encoded by the coding sequence ATGAAAGGGTTAATATTTTTTTTACTGATCTCATATCTTGGGTTTTCTCAATCTGAAAACACATTGCCAGCTGGTTTTGTTTATGTTAAAGAAGTTATTCCAACGGCAAGGGTAGAACTACGCTACGCTACTTCAGAAAATTTTGTAGGTAAACCTATAGATGGTTACCATTCTGGTAAAGGGATATTGTCTAGAGAAGCTACTAAAGCTTTAAAGAAGGTACAACAAGAATTGTTAAGCTATGGTTATTCGATAAAAATATATGATGCATATCGCCCTCAACAAGCTGTAAATCATTTTGTACGCTGGGCTTCGGATTTAAATGATACTTTAATGAAGCATAATTACTACCCTAATGTGGAAAAAGAAAACTTGTTTAAAGAAGGGTATATTGCATCACATTCTGGTCATACAAAAGGAAGTACGTTGGATCTAACGTTAATAAGAATAGATACTGAAGAAGAAGTAGATATGGGGAGTTCTTATGACTTTTTTGGAAAAGAATCATGGGTATACCACGAACATGTTACTAAGAAGCAACGTGAAAATAGATTATTACTTAAATCTGTAATGAATAAACACGGATTTAAAAGTTATTCAAAAGAATGGTGGCATTTTACTTTAATAAATGAGCCCTTTCCAGATACATATTTTGATTTTATAGTTGAAGAATAA
- a CDS encoding MOSC domain-containing protein yields the protein MQIISTNIAKPTTIIWRGNEVTTGIYKKPVNQPLYLNKEEVKGDEVSDRRFHGGINKACYLFSVDHYAYWQNLYPNLDWEYGMFGENLTVKGLDETQIHIGDIYKLGTALVQVTQPREPCYKFGVKFESQQVLPQFVSYGYSGVYVKVLKEGEVNVNDTISLVEKAKNSLSIFNLFKLIFAREKDQNHLAIAINNEVVPNSLKVALANFIKQ from the coding sequence ATGCAAATTATATCTACCAATATTGCAAAACCTACAACAATTATTTGGCGTGGTAACGAAGTTACTACAGGCATCTACAAAAAACCAGTAAATCAACCACTATATCTAAATAAAGAAGAAGTAAAAGGCGATGAGGTTTCAGATCGTAGGTTTCATGGCGGAATCAATAAGGCTTGTTATTTATTTTCGGTAGATCATTACGCATATTGGCAAAATTTATATCCTAATTTAGACTGGGAATATGGTATGTTTGGTGAAAACCTAACAGTAAAAGGTTTAGATGAAACTCAGATACATATTGGAGATATTTACAAATTAGGCACCGCTTTAGTACAAGTGACACAACCTAGGGAGCCTTGTTACAAGTTTGGAGTAAAATTTGAATCACAACAAGTACTACCGCAATTTGTAAGTTATGGGTATTCTGGAGTCTATGTTAAAGTATTAAAAGAAGGAGAAGTTAATGTTAACGATACTATTTCACTTGTAGAAAAAGCTAAGAATAGTTTAAGCATTTTTAATTTATTTAAACTCATTTTTGCAAGAGAAAAAGATCAAAATCATTTGGCTATAGCTATAAATAATGAAGTGGTTCCGAATAGTCTAAAAGTTGCATTAGCAAATTTTATCAAACAATAA
- a CDS encoding acetamidase, producing MKKANIILSFAILIIAYNCKEQPQEITIENEIEEIAASEPQIQYTLTTEQTHNKFSNTIEPVLTVQSGAVIEAFTEEASDGQFNLNSTIEALDSLDFEPIHPLTGPVYVEDAQPGDVLKVTLHKIELGDWGWNAILPGFGFLVDDIDVKYLKLYELGKDKTSVTFKDDIKLQLNPFPGVMGVAPDTNELLSTIPPRANGGNMDDPNMNEGTVMYFPVFVEGGLFSIGDGHAVQGLGEVCGTAIETPLRIVYEIELLKDKSIKEPQYETEEYYATTGFAPTLDEAAKKATLYMVNYLENEHGLATDEAYALCSLAGDLQIAEVVDLPNMLVTMHISKSVLNLE from the coding sequence ATGAAAAAAGCCAATATAATTTTAAGCTTTGCAATACTTATCATCGCATACAATTGTAAAGAACAACCACAAGAAATTACAATAGAAAATGAAATAGAAGAGATCGCTGCTTCAGAACCTCAAATACAATACACATTAACTACAGAGCAAACGCATAACAAATTTAGTAATACTATTGAACCTGTATTAACAGTACAATCGGGTGCAGTAATTGAAGCGTTTACTGAGGAAGCTAGTGATGGACAATTTAATTTAAATTCTACTATCGAAGCTCTAGACTCTTTAGATTTTGAGCCTATTCATCCACTAACTGGACCTGTATATGTTGAAGATGCACAACCCGGTGATGTACTTAAAGTGACACTTCATAAAATAGAATTAGGGGATTGGGGTTGGAATGCTATTTTACCAGGTTTTGGATTTTTAGTAGATGATATCGATGTCAAATATTTAAAGCTATACGAATTAGGGAAAGATAAAACTTCAGTAACTTTTAAAGATGACATCAAATTGCAGTTAAATCCATTTCCAGGAGTTATGGGAGTGGCACCAGATACTAATGAATTATTAAGTACTATTCCACCACGTGCCAATGGTGGCAATATGGATGATCCTAACATGAATGAAGGTACTGTAATGTATTTTCCCGTATTTGTTGAAGGCGGTTTATTCTCAATTGGAGATGGACACGCAGTACAAGGCTTAGGGGAAGTCTGTGGCACTGCTATTGAAACACCACTACGAATCGTCTATGAAATTGAATTACTAAAAGATAAGTCTATTAAAGAACCACAATACGAAACCGAAGAGTATTATGCCACAACAGGTTTCGCTCCTACACTTGATGAAGCTGCTAAAAAAGCAACCTTATATATGGTTAACTATTTAGAAAACGAACACGGATTAGCTACTGACGAAGCTTATGCGCTATGCTCATTAGCAGGGGATTTACAAATTGCCGAAGTGGTCGATTTACCTAATATGCTTGTTACGATGCATATATCAAAATCTGTATTGAATTTAGAGTAA